CGGTATCAAAGTCAGCAAACCACTGGTGACCGAGTACGATTTGCGAGCCGGCAAAGATGGCCAGTTCACCCGCGATCTGAAAGATGTTTTCCGCCTGGCTGGTGGTCGGATCCGCACACTGACAACAATTGATCTCAACCGTGGCCGTTCCTTCGCCTCAATGAGCACAAAATCTATCAGCCTCAACCCACGCGGTGGTAAAGCTGTGCTTTGGCATGAGGTCGGCCATCACTTCGAGTATTCCAACCCCGACTATTTGAAGCTGGCGTTGGCGTTCCTCACTGAGCGAGCCGGTGGAAATCGTCAGGCGATTGCGCCACTTAACCGTTTTTACACTAACAACTATGCAGATTCAGAAGTGGCGATCGTTGATAACTTCTCATCTCCATATGTGGGCAAAATCTATGGCCCCAACAGCTCCAAGGATGTGCATAGCTCAGTAGCCACAGAAGTGTTTTCGTCAGGTTTTGAGTATCTGGCCATTAATAGTCGCGGTGCGACATCGTTGCTAAATGGGGATGAGCTGATTGAGTTTGTCACTGGGATTTTGAAGGGAGTGCATGAATAGTGATTACCGTTCAACTAAAAACCACTGAAAAATCCGGTAGCGTGATGTTCAGCGGCAACGAAGTCCTGGAACCATGCGAAATCATAGTGACGGGTGATTATTCCCTCAAAGATATACAGGCCATGTTTTGGCTGATGACGTTGACAGCAGAGGGAACAGGGCAGGGGATTTACCCACTCATTGATAATGTTTGCCCGCCATCTGAGTTTATCAGTGTGATGACTCTGTCTGCAGTGGAGGTAGTCGGAATTCCCGATGACTGGCAGAGCGATCTTGATGCTTTGCTGGATGAGGAGGCGGAGCGCTCTGAGGATGGGCAGCAGTGCTGATGACAGGCGGCATTAGCCGCCTGTTTCATATCAACCAGCGTCGATAAGATTCAGCGCGATCTGCGCACAGTCAGATTTGGGGTTTTCGTCTGCGAACTGAAAACCTCCATCAATCAGTTGGTCAAACGAAGCCTGAGACCAATTTAAATAGTGGTAATGACTGTAAATTGCTTTAGCCAATGCTGGCCCGTTAATTCCTTCACGCCCCGCTTTGCATGCCGTCATCATAATTGCCGCGTTCACGCTATTCGATGAGTGCCCCTCAAGCTGAGGTCCGTTTACGAGCTGGCTGGCTGTCTGTGCGTTTGCTGCAAACGAAATTGCGATGGCCACAATAGCCAATAAAGTTTTTTTCACTCTTAATGCCCTGTTTTGAATCGTAGTTTTTGTGGGGATGACATTAAGCAGTCTGCGCTGGTACTGCAATGCATTTTTGAAGGAAGAGAGAGCAGTTCGGATAAAATCCAAAAGATAAAGGACCCCGCAAAGAGTCCTTTTTGAAACCTAAGAATTGTTACCCACCGCTGATCCTAATGAAAGTTACATCTGAGGTGGAATACATATGAGTACCAATCTGACTGCATTTATGAAGATGCTGCGTTTTTCTGAAGGAACCCTGAATCACCCATTGACTACGAACGGTGGCTATGACGTCATTGTGACGGGTATGGATGGTAAGCCGGAAGTTTTCAACGACTATAGCGATCATCCATTTGCTGGGGGCCGCTTGGGCAAAGTTTTCAATAAGGCTGGGCAGCGTTCAACTGCTTCCGGTGCTTACCAGCAGCTTTACCGTTATTGGCCAGCGTACAAGAAGCAATTGGCGCTGGTAGATTTTAGTCCGGAGAGCCAGGATAAACTTTGTATGCAGCTGCTACGTGAGCAAAAAGCGTTGGCAGATATCGACGTCGGTAAGATCACTAGCGCAATTGAGAACTGTAGCAACATTTGGGCCAGTTTACCCGGGGCAGGATATGGCCAGCGCGAACATTCAGTAGATCGGCTACTAAAGGCTTATCAGGACTTTGGGGGTAAGCTGACAGGGTAATCAACTATATGCCGCTGAAATATGCGGCCTTCCAAAACTCCCACGTTGTTCCAGCTGTAAGTTATCCACATATCCCCTGAATAGATCCTAATAATAGATCCTAAGGAGATCACAAACAGATCCTAACAGATCACCATGCCTTTAATATGCTGATTTTTAACCTAAAATTGCCACTCAGCGTTAGTCTATTCATGGCGTTTGACAGTCTATTCATGGTGAATATCATTCTATTCATGGCAAATATTAGTCTATTCATGGTAGATTGTTAGTCTATTCATGGCAGAGTAAAGAATTGCCCACATTATCCACAATGGAACCGTTACATGGAAAATGATAGCGAAATCAAAACTATAGTTGATGGTTTGGTTTATAAAGTTGATGAAAATGGCAAAACTTATTCACTCATTCCCAGCGCTAATAAAACGGTTCAGCCCATAGCTTTGATGAGGCTTGGCGTTTTTGTGCCATCCGCAAAAAATAAGCCAGTTCGCGGCATAGCAACTATTGATGCTTCAGAAGATTTTAGGGAGCTGGAGCTTGCAGCTGCAGAAGGTTACACAGACATCACTATTAGGGGAAGTCGGCTCGATATGAGCACGGACTTTAAGACTTG
This sequence is a window from Pantoea sp. CCBC3-3-1. Protein-coding genes within it:
- a CDS encoding glycoside hydrolase family 104 protein, which encodes MSTNLTAFMKMLRFSEGTLNHPLTTNGGYDVIVTGMDGKPEVFNDYSDHPFAGGRLGKVFNKAGQRSTASGAYQQLYRYWPAYKKQLALVDFSPESQDKLCMQLLREQKALADIDVGKITSAIENCSNIWASLPGAGYGQREHSVDRLLKAYQDFGGKLTG